A genomic region of Xanthomonas campestris pv. phormiicola contains the following coding sequences:
- a CDS encoding arylesterase encodes MRGNDTKGTPAWTRSAWLWACLAWCLLLPAIACAKGAAGPVLVVGDSLSAAHNIPVQSGWVALLERRLQQQMQAPPAVVNASISGETSSGALTRLPALLQKHRPAVVVIELGGNDALRGLTPAELRGNLEKMIVLSRNAGAKVLLLGIDVPPNYGPAYRQRLRTVYADLARQYQTGLLPFLLEGVALNPALMQDDGLHPTAAGQPKVLDNVWPKLKPLIGG; translated from the coding sequence ATGCGTGGCAACGATACGAAAGGAACGCCTGCCTGGACGCGCAGCGCCTGGCTCTGGGCCTGTCTGGCATGGTGTCTGCTGCTGCCCGCCATCGCCTGTGCCAAAGGTGCGGCGGGGCCGGTGCTGGTGGTCGGCGACAGCCTCAGCGCCGCGCACAACATTCCGGTCCAGTCCGGCTGGGTGGCGCTGCTGGAGCGCCGCCTGCAACAACAGATGCAGGCGCCACCGGCCGTAGTCAATGCCAGCATCAGCGGCGAGACCTCCTCGGGCGCGCTGACCCGGCTGCCGGCGCTTCTGCAGAAGCACCGGCCGGCGGTGGTGGTGATCGAACTCGGCGGCAACGATGCCCTGCGCGGGCTGACCCCGGCGGAGCTGCGCGGCAATCTGGAGAAGATGATCGTGCTCAGCCGCAACGCCGGCGCGAAGGTGCTGTTGCTCGGCATCGACGTGCCGCCGAACTACGGGCCAGCCTACCGCCAGCGGCTGCGCACGGTCTACGCCGACCTGGCCAGGCAATACCAGACCGGGCTGCTGCCGTTCCTGCTGGAGGGCGTGGCGCTGAACCCGGCGCTGATGCAGGACGACGGCCTGCATCCCACCGCCGCCGGCCAGCCCAAGGTGCTGGACAATGTGTGGCCCAAGCTCAAACCCTTGATCGGCGGGTGA